Genomic segment of Anaerosporomusa subterranea:
GCACGGCCAATTACTTTTTGATGCCCCAAATGCACTCCGTCAAATGTACCTAAAGCGATAGAAACTCCTGAAAAGCTCTCGTTTAATTCCATGCGAGTAATGACTTTCATATTCGCTCCTCTGTCTTACATGCTTACTTCCGGCGGGAGCACTTTTTGCGGAACAAGCAGTTCGCCACAAGTGCCGCCAATGCCGATAAACGTATTATCAGAGCTATATACTTTGAACTTCGGCTGCATCGCAGCCTCCTGCAAGTAGGTTTTCTGTCCAGTCAGGAACTTTGTTGTATCTGCATGTGACAGTGTAATTGAGGGCATACGTATTAAGGCGGAGTCGGCAGGCAAAACCACCTGCTCCGGAGCATGCGCAATCTCCTCTAAAGAAACAGCGTTTTGTAACGAAAAACAACCCACTCCGGTTCGGAGCAGGAATGTCATGGTTGCGGCTGAGCCGCAACGCACGCCAATATCAGAGCAGAGGCTGCGGATGTATGTCCCCTTCGTACAAGATACATCAAACAGCGCGTTTTGACCTTCCATTTGCAACAAGGAGATCGAATGAATAGTAATGCTCCTCGCTTTACG
This window contains:
- the truB gene encoding tRNA pseudouridine(55) synthase TruB; translation: MITGVINLLKPPGMTSHDAVSFIRRTYGQKQVGHAGTLDPAAAGVLPIFLGKATRLVEYLTDDDKQYRAELRFGQETDSGDYTGSVTRTSDNIPSPEVVCHVLNSFLGQSQQIPPMYSAIKVDGRKLYELARQGIVLERKARSITIHSISLLQMEGQNALFDVSCTKGTYIRSLCSDIGVRCGSAATMTFLLRTGVGCFSLQNAVSLEEIAHAPEQVVLPADSALIRMPSITLSHADTTKFLTGQKTYLQEAAMQPKFKVYSSDNTFIGIGGTCGELLVPQKVLPPEVSM